A genomic window from Bacteroidota bacterium includes:
- a CDS encoding methionyl-tRNA formyltransferase: MGTPDFAVGGLRALVEAGFNIVAVITAPDKPSGRGLQLQQSPVKQFALAHDIPVLQPEKLKNAEFLETLRSYQADLQVVVAFRMLPEVVWNMPPLGTLNLHASLLPDYRGAAPINHAIIQGEKVTGVTTFFLKHEIDTGDIIFSEKVEIQPEDNAGSLHDKLMETGAQLIVKTVAAIQSGTVVTTPQSGTSEKTAPKIFKENCLINWNQSTEQIHNFIRGLSPYPGAYTMLRGKMLKIFESEKIITQHHHATGEFITDNKSSIQFTTSDGFINVLSLQAEGKKRMTAEEFLRGWRG, translated from the coding sequence ATGGGCACCCCGGATTTTGCAGTCGGGGGATTGCGTGCGCTGGTGGAAGCAGGTTTTAATATTGTTGCAGTTATTACTGCTCCTGATAAACCTTCCGGTCGCGGATTGCAATTACAACAGTCGCCGGTAAAACAATTTGCACTTGCTCATGATATTCCTGTATTGCAACCTGAAAAATTAAAAAATGCTGAATTTCTTGAAACATTGCGCAGTTATCAGGCCGACCTTCAGGTGGTAGTGGCATTCAGGATGTTACCGGAAGTGGTTTGGAATATGCCTCCTTTGGGGACATTAAATTTACATGCTTCATTATTACCGGATTATCGCGGAGCTGCACCAATTAATCACGCAATTATTCAGGGAGAAAAAGTTACCGGTGTAACGACATTTTTTTTAAAACATGAAATAGATACAGGAGATATTATTTTTTCGGAAAAAGTTGAAATTCAGCCCGAAGATAATGCCGGTTCATTGCATGATAAATTAATGGAAACGGGTGCACAATTAATTGTAAAAACGGTTGCGGCAATTCAATCAGGCACTGTTGTAACTACGCCACAATCGGGCACTTCAGAAAAAACTGCACCGAAAATATTTAAAGAAAATTGTTTGATCAATTGGAATCAATCCACCGAACAAATTCACAATTTTATTCGCGGACTTTCACCTTATCCGGGTGCATATACGATGTTAAGGGGCAAGATGTTAAAGATTTTTGAAAGTGAAAAAATAATTACCCAACACCATCACGCAACAGGTGAATTTATTACCGATAATAAATCCTCAATTCAATTTACTACCAGTGATGGATTTATTAATGTTTTATCGCTTCAGGCGGAAGGGAAAAAAAGGATGACGGCTGAGGAGTTTTTGCGGGGTTGGCGGGGGTGA
- a CDS encoding alpha/beta hydrolase yields the protein MNKLLILLTGIFMLQIAETNAQLPNVASGKIERYADFKSAVIETRNVDVWLPADYSSSKKYAVLYMHDGQMLFDSAATWNKQEWHVDETVSNLIAEGKIMDCIVVGIWNNGIYRHADYFPQKPLADLPASVRDTLIKNELQGQPRSDAYLQFIVSELKPFIDKTYSTYTDKANTFIAGSSMGGLISMYAICEYPEIFGGAACISTHWPGSIHAEKDIIPDAFLKYLQQHLPSPADHKIYFDYGTATLDQLYEPYQLKVDTIMQAKNYTTTNWQTKKFEGENHSEEAWSKRLFIPLIFLMAK from the coding sequence ATGAATAAATTACTGATTTTACTGACAGGTATTTTTATGTTGCAAATAGCAGAAACCAATGCGCAATTACCCAATGTTGCCTCGGGTAAAATAGAACGTTATGCCGATTTTAAATCTGCAGTAATTGAAACACGAAATGTGGATGTATGGCTGCCTGCAGATTATTCGTCATCAAAAAAATATGCCGTTTTATATATGCACGACGGACAAATGTTATTTGATTCGGCAGCTACATGGAACAAACAGGAATGGCATGTAGATGAAACTGTTTCCAATTTAATTGCGGAAGGAAAAATAATGGATTGTATTGTTGTTGGCATATGGAATAATGGCATTTACAGGCACGCAGATTATTTCCCTCAAAAACCACTCGCAGATTTACCTGCATCCGTAAGAGATACGTTAATTAAAAATGAATTACAAGGTCAACCGCGCAGTGATGCCTATTTACAATTTATTGTAAGCGAATTAAAACCATTTATTGATAAAACCTATTCCACCTACACCGATAAGGCCAATACATTTATTGCAGGTTCAAGTATGGGCGGATTAATATCCATGTATGCCATCTGCGAATATCCCGAAATATTTGGTGGTGCAGCCTGTATCTCTACCCATTGGCCGGGAAGTATACACGCAGAAAAAGATATTATTCCGGATGCATTTCTAAAATACCTCCAACAACATCTCCCCTCACCTGCTGATCATAAAATTTATTTCGATTACGGTACTGCAACTTTAGATCAACTGTATGAACCATATCAGTTAAAAGTAGATACCATCATGCAAGCAAAAAATTACACTACTACAAACTGGCAGACAAAAAAATTCGAAGGCGAAAATCACTCCGAAGAAGCTTGGAGCAAACGGCTTTTTATTCCGTTAATTTTCTTAATGGCGAAATGA
- a CDS encoding peptidoglycan DD-metalloendopeptidase family protein, whose amino-acid sequence MKNGSVTDKGLGDMVETGEYLGTVGSSGNSTGPHLHFEVYDADDNLIDPYIGTCNDWNLETWWADQPEYIAPEINRLQTHTAPPEFTTCPELVITNEQNNFMPGEECYFALYAKDLSASDLCHLRITKADGSIWYDWNFNQPADYYVASFWYWFYNIPADAPEGVWTWSCELDGVYYEHEFIVGELPISVENVNPLQHATANYANGNIQINLNNTESVTAEISVVNMLGQNISPVNSIMANVSAVTNIAVDNVEAGCYFVVINCNNQITSIPVMLHE is encoded by the coding sequence ATGAAAAACGGTTCAGTTACCGATAAAGGATTGGGTGACATGGTTGAAACCGGTGAGTATTTGGGAACAGTTGGTTCATCCGGAAATTCTACCGGTCCGCATTTACATTTTGAAGTTTATGATGCTGATGATAATTTAATTGACCCATATATCGGCACCTGCAACGACTGGAATTTAGAAACCTGGTGGGCCGATCAACCGGAATATATTGCTCCTGAAATAAACAGATTACAAACACATACCGCTCCTCCTGAATTTACAACTTGTCCCGAATTAGTAATCACTAACGAACAAAATAATTTTATGCCGGGCGAAGAATGTTATTTTGCTTTATATGCTAAAGATTTATCTGCCTCCGATTTATGTCATTTACGCATAACAAAAGCAGATGGCAGCATTTGGTACGATTGGAATTTTAATCAGCCCGCCGATTATTATGTTGCTTCTTTCTGGTACTGGTTCTATAATATACCTGCCGATGCACCGGAAGGTGTGTGGACCTGGTCATGCGAACTGGATGGGGTTTATTACGAACACGAATTTATTGTTGGCGAATTACCAATTAGTGTTGAAAATGTTAATCCATTACAACATGCTACTGCAAATTATGCGAATGGAAATATTCAAATTAATTTAAATAATACTGAATCAGTTACAGCGGAAATTTCTGTTGTAAATATGCTCGGACAAAATATATCACCTGTCAATTCAATTATGGCAAATGTTTCTGCAGTTACTAATATTGCGGTTGATAATGTTGAAGCGGGATGTTATTTTGTGGTAATTAATTGTAATAATCAAATCACTTCAATTCCGGTTATGTTACATGAATAA
- the alaS gene encoding alanine--tRNA ligase — MTAQEIREHFLKFFEQKQHKIVDSAPIVVKNDPTLMFTNAGMNQFKDLFLGNKPIQYPRIADTQKCLRVSGKHNDLEEVGVDTYHHTMFEMLGNWSFGDYFKNESIHWGWELLTEVYKLDKTRLYVTVFEGDEKENLAFDQEAYDVWKSLIDETHILKGNKKDNFWEMGDTGPCGPCSEIHYDMRSDAERAAVDGASLVNMSDPQVIEIWNHVFMQFNRKADKSLVELPAKHIDTGMGFERLVRAMQNKSSNYDTDVFTPLIKKVESISGLTYGKNEQTDIAMRVICDHIRAVSFCIADGQLPSNNKAGYVVRRILRRAIRYGFSFLGLKKPFFHELVAVLADQFQNVFNELHAQRELVAKVIFEEETAFLRTLESGIKRLNDIIKDLKSNQQQIIPAHAAFELYDTFGFPFDLTTLIAKENNLDTDEPGFEAEMQKQKDRSRNATSMETGDWIVLQDTQKVEFIGYTDLECDATIVKMRSVKLKNETQYQVVLDKTPFYAESGGQTGDTGFLSINADVIRVLDTKKENDLIIHFTDQLPEQNAKTVYARVDAKRRTDITYNHTATHLLHAALRQILGTHVQQKGSYVGPDRLRFDFSHFAKITDNELQQIENLVNKKIRENIPVVTKIMPIAEAQQLGAMMLFGEKYGESVRVVIADENYSKEFCGGTHVGATGEIGYCKIVGESAVAAGIRRIEAITGEAVGKFIDEQLNTIQQIADLTKGTDLVKSIGSLVEENNSLKKEIEKYQIQQLSQIKSDLLALKETVGDVNVIRAIVDLPNADLIKKLAYELRNEVNNLFCVLGAEIQSKASLTIIISDDLVATKNLDASKLIRELGKEIEGGGGGQKFFATAGGKKTEGLKIALDKSIAVL; from the coding sequence ATGACAGCGCAGGAAATCCGTGAGCACTTTTTAAAATTTTTTGAGCAAAAACAACACAAGATCGTTGATTCTGCACCTATTGTAGTTAAAAACGACCCAACACTCATGTTCACCAATGCCGGTATGAATCAGTTTAAAGATTTGTTCCTCGGCAATAAACCCATTCAATATCCGCGTATAGCAGATACACAAAAATGTTTGCGCGTTTCCGGAAAACATAATGACCTCGAAGAAGTTGGCGTGGATACCTATCATCATACCATGTTCGAAATGTTGGGGAACTGGAGTTTTGGCGACTATTTTAAAAATGAAAGTATTCATTGGGGCTGGGAATTACTTACCGAAGTTTATAAATTAGATAAAACGCGTTTATACGTTACCGTTTTTGAAGGTGATGAAAAAGAAAATCTTGCGTTCGATCAGGAAGCTTATGATGTATGGAAATCATTAATCGATGAAACCCATATCCTGAAAGGAAATAAAAAAGATAATTTCTGGGAAATGGGTGATACCGGCCCATGCGGACCATGCTCTGAAATTCATTACGATATGCGTTCGGATGCTGAACGTGCTGCTGTTGATGGTGCAAGCCTCGTAAATATGAGCGACCCGCAGGTAATTGAAATCTGGAACCACGTTTTTATGCAATTCAACAGAAAAGCAGATAAATCGCTGGTGGAATTGCCTGCAAAACATATCGATACCGGTATGGGCTTCGAACGCCTGGTTCGTGCCATGCAAAATAAATCATCTAATTATGATACTGATGTGTTTACACCACTAATTAAAAAAGTGGAATCCATCAGTGGATTAACGTATGGCAAAAATGAACAAACAGATATTGCCATGCGCGTAATTTGTGACCATATCCGTGCAGTGAGTTTTTGTATTGCCGACGGTCAATTACCATCAAATAATAAAGCCGGTTATGTAGTGCGTAGAATTTTACGTCGCGCAATTCGTTATGGTTTTTCTTTCCTCGGATTAAAAAAACCATTTTTTCATGAACTGGTTGCTGTACTTGCCGATCAGTTTCAAAATGTGTTCAACGAATTACATGCTCAACGTGAATTAGTTGCTAAAGTAATTTTTGAAGAAGAAACTGCATTTTTGCGCACACTGGAAAGTGGAATTAAACGATTAAATGATATTATCAAAGATTTAAAATCAAATCAACAGCAAATTATTCCTGCGCATGCCGCATTTGAATTGTATGATACTTTTGGTTTCCCTTTCGATTTAACCACACTCATCGCAAAAGAAAATAATCTTGATACCGATGAACCGGGTTTTGAAGCAGAAATGCAAAAACAAAAAGACCGCAGTCGCAACGCTACAAGCATGGAAACCGGCGACTGGATTGTGTTACAGGACACACAAAAAGTGGAATTTATCGGGTATACCGATTTGGAATGTGATGCCACTATTGTGAAAATGCGCAGTGTGAAATTAAAAAATGAAACACAATATCAGGTTGTATTAGATAAAACACCTTTTTATGCAGAAAGTGGCGGACAAACAGGTGATACCGGATTTTTATCGATAAATGCTGATGTAATTCGCGTGCTTGATACTAAAAAAGAAAATGATTTAATTATTCATTTTACTGATCAATTACCGGAGCAAAATGCAAAAACTGTTTATGCACGGGTAGATGCAAAACGCAGAACGGATATTACGTATAATCACACGGCAACACATTTATTACACGCTGCGTTGCGACAAATTTTAGGCACACATGTTCAGCAAAAAGGAAGTTATGTTGGGCCCGACAGATTGCGTTTCGATTTTTCACACTTTGCAAAAATTACCGATAACGAATTACAACAAATCGAAAATCTGGTAAATAAAAAAATTCGCGAAAATATTCCTGTTGTAACTAAAATAATGCCGATTGCTGAAGCACAACAATTAGGTGCTATGATGTTGTTCGGTGAAAAATACGGTGAATCAGTTCGTGTAGTAATTGCAGATGAAAATTACAGTAAAGAATTTTGTGGTGGCACGCACGTTGGAGCTACCGGCGAAATTGGTTATTGCAAAATTGTCGGCGAAAGCGCTGTGGCTGCGGGTATCCGACGAATTGAAGCAATTACCGGTGAGGCTGTCGGCAAATTTATTGATGAACAATTAAATACCATTCAGCAAATTGCAGATTTAACCAAAGGCACCGATCTGGTAAAAAGTATCGGCAGTTTAGTTGAAGAAAATAATAGCCTGAAAAAGGAAATTGAAAAATATCAAATTCAACAATTAAGTCAGATAAAATCCGATTTATTGGCGCTTAAAGAAACCGTTGGTGACGTAAATGTAATTCGTGCAATTGTCGATTTACCTAACGCCGATTTAATTAAAAAATTAGCCTATGAATTGCGCAACGAAGTAAATAATTTATTTTGTGTGCTCGGTGCCGAAATTCAATCGAAAGCATCACTTACAATTATTATCAGCGATGATCTTGTAGCAACTAAAAATCTCGATGCCTCAAAATTAATTCGCGAATTAGGAAAAGAAATAGAAGGTGGCGGCGGTGGTCAGAAATTTTTCGCAACTGCAGGTGGTAAAAAAACCGAAGGATTAAAAATTGCATTGGATAAATCCATAGCCGTTTTATAA
- a CDS encoding M23 family metallopeptidase: MAKKVKYFYNPANLRFEKHVTPRWVWTLRILGWICTAGVFASIIVWVAYTYFDSPKEAYLKNQISGMELELEFMNNKLDTVSVILGELAERDDNIYRVIFEAEPVSRSERIAGIGGSDRFKRMNNLDNAELLKNTAMKLELIRRQMVVQSKSFDEITSLVSDKEKLLAHTPSIQPVSNKDLERIASGFGWRIHPIYKFAKFHEGLDFTAPKGTDVFATADGTVVQADNNSSGYGNVIVIDHGYGYKTRYAHLSAFKVKAGQKIKRGELIGLVGNSGLSTAPHLHYEVEKNNEKIDPINFFYTDLSAEEYARMIELANKANQSYD, encoded by the coding sequence ATGGCGAAGAAGGTAAAATATTTTTATAATCCGGCAAACCTCAGGTTTGAAAAGCATGTTACACCGCGCTGGGTGTGGACTTTGCGTATACTTGGCTGGATTTGCACGGCGGGCGTTTTTGCATCTATTATTGTGTGGGTTGCCTATACTTATTTCGATTCACCAAAAGAGGCTTATTTGAAGAACCAGATTTCCGGAATGGAGCTGGAGCTTGAGTTTATGAATAATAAGCTGGATACGGTGAGTGTGATTTTGGGTGAATTGGCTGAGCGGGATGACAATATTTACAGGGTAATTTTTGAAGCTGAGCCGGTATCCCGCAGCGAGCGGATTGCGGGGATTGGCGGTAGCGACAGGTTTAAGCGGATGAATAATCTGGATAATGCGGAATTGCTGAAAAACACTGCCATGAAGCTGGAACTCATTCGCCGTCAGATGGTTGTGCAATCGAAATCGTTTGATGAGATTACATCTTTGGTGAGTGATAAAGAGAAATTACTGGCACATACGCCTTCGATACAACCGGTGAGCAATAAGGACCTGGAGCGCATTGCATCGGGTTTTGGATGGCGGATTCACCCGATTTATAAGTTTGCGAAATTTCATGAAGGACTGGATTTTACTGCGCCTAAAGGGACAGATGTGTTTGCAACGGCCGATGGGACTGTGGTTCAGGCTGATAATAACTCGAGCGGTTATGGCAATGTGATTGTGATTGACCATGGTTACGGCTATAAAACACGTTATGCCCACCTTAGTGCGTTTAAAGTGAAGGCAGGGCAGAAGATAAAACGTGGTGAACTGATTGGTTTGGTAGGCAACAGCGGCCTTTCCACGGCTCCGCATTTACACTACGAGGTGGAAAAAAACAACGAAAAAATTGACCCGATTAACTTCTTCTATACCGACCTCTCTGCCGAAGAATATGCCCGCATGATAGAATTGGCCAATAAGGCAAACCAGTCGTACGATTAA
- a CDS encoding MerR family transcriptional regulator: MPYKEKEIEKIYWSIGEVSEMLDLSFAQIRLWEKEFDVFNLKKNKKGDRYFTKKDIENLRLIKYLLKEKKYTIKGAREKLKSGGNKADNQYQAVEALKKIRQFLVELKEQL; the protein is encoded by the coding sequence ATGCCTTATAAAGAAAAGGAAATAGAAAAAATATATTGGTCGATTGGTGAAGTTTCGGAAATGCTGGATCTCAGTTTTGCACAAATTCGTTTATGGGAAAAAGAATTTGATGTTTTTAATCTGAAAAAAAATAAAAAAGGGGACCGTTATTTTACAAAAAAGGATATTGAAAATTTACGGTTAATTAAATATCTGCTTAAGGAAAAAAAGTATACCATAAAAGGTGCGCGCGAAAAACTCAAGTCGGGCGGAAATAAAGCGGATAATCAGTATCAGGCGGTTGAAGCGCTTAAAAAAATCAGACAATTTTTAGTGGAGTTGAAGGAGCAGTTGTAG
- a CDS encoding M48 family metalloprotease: MTEIFPFQRNLRDYFKNQTKTWEWFAQKTNKAGQHETFKTELLKNAYRIDSVSEPELYAALDKAKSILGIQIPVTIYQSQSDNSNNAGIAYLDTEAHIIFSGTLLKILDQEELLALLSHELTHVLLYQIDHGDYEITNRIIDSIARDVNSEAFYLETARLNQLYTELFCDRGALLVCSNYEVVISTLVKVHTGLQKVSAESYLQQTEEILSKEEAGSLGSTHPEIYYRTKAIKLYADGVQNCGEQIEKLIAGKYELQKLHLFSKPVIYDFTKHLVDALLKLNWTKSEHTNTLYRQYFLEYNPDPNVLLDEKSKAMIQNCGDSMKNYFCYVMLDFAMCDTEITLPFTGHIFDVAEQLDLSKTMEKILKKEFSLTERAFKDKLKSATTALNEILAADHENAY; this comes from the coding sequence ATGACCGAAATTTTCCCCTTTCAACGCAATTTGCGTGATTATTTTAAAAACCAGACCAAAACCTGGGAGTGGTTTGCACAAAAAACTAATAAGGCCGGTCAGCATGAAACCTTCAAAACCGAATTATTAAAAAATGCTTATCGTATTGACAGCGTTTCGGAACCGGAGTTATATGCTGCCTTGGATAAGGCCAAAAGTATTTTAGGTATTCAGATTCCGGTGACTATTTATCAATCACAGAGTGATAATAGTAATAATGCCGGAATTGCCTATTTGGATACTGAAGCACATATTATTTTTTCAGGTACACTACTTAAAATTTTAGACCAGGAAGAATTACTTGCACTTTTGAGTCATGAATTAACGCATGTGTTATTGTATCAAATTGACCATGGCGATTATGAAATTACCAATCGTATAATTGATTCAATTGCCCGGGATGTAAATAGTGAGGCTTTTTATCTTGAAACCGCAAGATTAAATCAATTGTATACGGAGTTGTTTTGTGATCGTGGAGCTTTGTTGGTTTGCAGTAATTATGAAGTAGTTATCTCAACATTGGTAAAAGTACATACGGGCTTGCAAAAAGTTTCTGCTGAAAGTTATCTCCAACAAACTGAAGAAATATTAAGTAAAGAGGAAGCCGGTTCATTAGGTAGCACGCATCCTGAAATTTACTACCGCACAAAAGCAATAAAACTTTATGCGGATGGCGTTCAAAATTGTGGTGAACAAATCGAAAAATTAATTGCAGGTAAATATGAACTACAGAAATTACATTTGTTTTCAAAGCCTGTAATTTATGATTTCACCAAACATCTTGTTGATGCGTTACTGAAGTTGAACTGGACTAAGTCGGAACATACAAATACCTTGTACCGACAATATTTTTTAGAATATAATCCCGACCCCAATGTTTTGTTAGATGAAAAAAGTAAGGCAATGATCCAAAATTGCGGTGATAGTATGAAAAATTATTTCTGTTATGTGATGCTTGATTTTGCGATGTGTGATACAGAAATTACGCTTCCTTTTACAGGACATATTTTTGATGTAGCTGAACAATTGGACTTGTCCAAAACCATGGAAAAAATCCTGAAAAAGGAATTTTCACTTACTGAACGCGCATTTAAAGATAAATTAAAAAGTGCCACAACTGCTTTGAATGAAATTTTAGCTGCTGACCATGAAAATGCTTATTAA